The proteins below come from a single Mycobacterium parmense genomic window:
- the nirB gene encoding nitrite reductase large subunit NirB, whose product MTADGISRAHCAVRHIVVVGHGMVGHRLVEALRARDAGGAWHITVLAEEADAAYDRVGLTSYTESWDRKLLALPGNDYEGDDRVRLLLNARVTEIDRASKSVVTSDGERHSYDTLVLATGSYAFVPPVPGHDLPACHVYRTLDDLDAIRADAQRTAASGNTPAGVVIGGGLLGLEAANALRQFGLETHVVEMMPRLMAQQIDEAGGALLARMVADLGIAVHVGTGTEAIEAVEHADGSSSVRVRLTDGDVVDAGLVIFAAGIRPRDELATAAGLERAERGGVLTDLACRTSDPDIYAIGEVAAIEGRCYGLVGPGYTSAEVVADRVLGGAAEFGEADLSTKLKLLGVDVASFGDAMGATENCLEVAINDAVNRTYAKLVLSDDAKTLLGGVLVGDASSYGVLRPMVGSELPGDPLALIAPANSGGGAALGVGALPDSAQICSCNNVTKGDLKCAIADGCADVPALKSCTAAGTSCGSCVPLLKQLLESEGVEQSKALCEHFDQSRAELFEIISATEIRTFSGLVARFGRGKGCDICKPVVASILASTGSDHILEGEQASLQDSNDHFLANIQKNGSYSVVPRVPGGDIKPEHLILIGQIAQDFGLYTKITGGQRIDLFGARVDQLPEIWRRLVDGGMESGHAYGKALRTVKSCVGTDWCRYGQQDSVQLAIDLELRYRGLRAPHKIKMGVSGCARECAEARAKDVGVIATEKGWNLYVAGNGGMSPKHAQLLAGDLDTATLVRYVDRFLMYYIRTADRLQRTAPWVESLDGGLDHVREVVCDDSLGLAAEFEAAMERHVQNYSCEWKGVLDDPDKLSRFVSFVNAPDVVDSTVEFTEHAGRKIPVSIGMPRVRTQVQEG is encoded by the coding sequence ATGACTGCAGACGGGATTTCGCGCGCTCACTGTGCGGTCCGTCACATCGTCGTAGTCGGACACGGCATGGTGGGGCATCGGCTGGTCGAGGCACTGCGTGCGCGTGACGCCGGGGGGGCATGGCACATCACGGTTCTCGCGGAGGAGGCGGACGCGGCATATGACCGCGTGGGCCTGACCTCTTACACCGAGAGCTGGGACAGGAAGCTGCTGGCGCTGCCCGGGAACGACTACGAGGGTGATGACCGGGTCCGGTTGCTCTTGAACGCGCGGGTCACGGAGATCGACCGCGCGTCGAAGTCGGTGGTCACCTCCGACGGGGAACGGCACAGCTACGACACCCTGGTGCTGGCCACCGGGTCGTACGCTTTCGTGCCGCCGGTGCCGGGCCACGACCTGCCGGCGTGCCATGTCTACCGCACCCTGGACGACCTCGATGCCATCCGCGCCGACGCCCAGCGCACGGCGGCAAGCGGCAACACGCCCGCGGGCGTCGTGATCGGCGGTGGCCTGTTGGGGCTGGAGGCGGCGAATGCCTTGCGCCAGTTCGGCTTGGAGACGCACGTCGTCGAGATGATGCCGCGGCTGATGGCTCAGCAGATCGACGAGGCCGGCGGCGCGTTGCTGGCCAGGATGGTCGCTGACCTCGGCATCGCGGTGCACGTCGGAACGGGCACCGAAGCCATCGAAGCGGTCGAACACGCCGACGGCTCGTCGTCGGTGCGGGTGCGGCTGACCGACGGGGACGTCGTCGACGCCGGCCTGGTGATCTTCGCCGCCGGCATCCGCCCGCGCGACGAACTCGCGACGGCCGCAGGGCTTGAGCGCGCCGAGAGGGGTGGCGTGCTCACTGACTTAGCCTGCCGGACAAGCGATCCGGACATCTACGCGATCGGTGAGGTGGCCGCGATCGAGGGCCGGTGTTACGGCCTGGTCGGGCCGGGTTACACCTCGGCCGAGGTGGTGGCCGACCGGGTGCTCGGGGGTGCCGCGGAGTTCGGCGAAGCGGACCTGTCGACCAAGCTCAAGCTGCTGGGTGTCGACGTGGCCAGCTTCGGCGACGCGATGGGCGCGACCGAGAACTGCCTCGAGGTCGCCATCAACGATGCGGTGAACCGGACGTACGCCAAGCTGGTGCTGTCCGACGACGCGAAGACCCTCCTCGGGGGCGTGCTGGTGGGCGACGCCTCGTCGTACGGGGTGCTGCGGCCCATGGTCGGCAGCGAGCTGCCGGGCGACCCGCTGGCGTTGATCGCCCCGGCGAACTCCGGTGGCGGAGCGGCGCTGGGTGTGGGGGCGTTGCCCGACTCGGCTCAGATCTGCTCGTGCAACAACGTCACCAAGGGCGACCTCAAGTGCGCGATCGCGGACGGCTGCGCCGACGTGCCCGCCCTCAAGTCGTGCACTGCGGCTGGCACGTCGTGCGGTTCGTGCGTGCCGCTGCTCAAGCAGCTCCTGGAATCCGAGGGCGTGGAACAGTCGAAGGCGCTGTGCGAGCACTTCGACCAGTCGCGCGCCGAGCTCTTCGAGATCATCTCCGCCACCGAGATCCGCACCTTCTCGGGCCTGGTGGCCCGCTTCGGCCGCGGAAAGGGTTGCGACATCTGCAAACCCGTGGTGGCGTCGATCCTGGCCTCCACCGGCTCGGACCACATCCTGGAGGGCGAGCAGGCCTCGCTGCAGGATTCCAACGACCACTTCCTGGCGAACATCCAGAAGAACGGCAGTTACTCGGTGGTCCCGCGGGTTCCCGGCGGCGACATCAAGCCCGAGCACCTGATCCTGATCGGTCAGATCGCTCAGGACTTCGGGCTTTACACCAAGATCACCGGCGGCCAGCGGATCGACCTGTTCGGCGCCCGCGTCGACCAGCTTCCGGAGATCTGGCGGCGGCTCGTCGACGGCGGCATGGAGTCCGGCCACGCCTACGGCAAGGCATTGCGCACCGTCAAGAGCTGCGTGGGCACCGACTGGTGCCGCTACGGGCAGCAGGACTCGGTGCAGCTGGCCATCGATCTGGAACTGCGCTACCGCGGCCTGCGCGCGCCCCACAAGATCAAGATGGGCGTGTCGGGCTGCGCACGCGAGTGCGCCGAGGCCCGCGCCAAGGACGTGGGCGTGATCGCCACCGAGAAGGGCTGGAACCTCTACGTCGCCGGCAACGGCGGCATGTCGCCCAAGCACGCCCAGCTGCTGGCCGGTGACTTGGATACCGCCACGCTGGTGCGCTACGTCGACCGCTTCCTGATGTACTACATCCGCACCGCCGACCGGCTGCAGCGCACCGCACCCTGGGTCGAATCCCTCGACGGCGGCCTCGATCACGTGCGCGAGGTCGTGTGCGACGACTCGCTGGGCCTGGCAGCCGAATTC
- a CDS encoding Hsp20/alpha crystallin family protein, with product MSNLALWSRPAWDTDRWLRDFFGPAAAADWNKPVSSGLRPAAEIVKDGEDAVVRVELPGVDVDKDVNVEVDRGRLVIHGEHRDEHAEEAGGRTLREIRYGSFRRSFQLPAHVTGEAVSASYDAGVLTVRVAGAYAGSQAQRIAITK from the coding sequence ATGAGCAACCTCGCATTGTGGTCGCGACCGGCCTGGGACACGGACCGGTGGTTGCGCGACTTCTTCGGCCCCGCCGCGGCGGCCGACTGGAACAAGCCGGTGAGCAGCGGTTTGCGGCCCGCTGCCGAGATCGTCAAAGACGGTGAGGACGCCGTGGTGCGTGTCGAGCTTCCGGGCGTCGACGTCGACAAGGACGTCAACGTGGAAGTCGACCGGGGCCGCCTGGTGATCCACGGCGAGCACCGTGACGAGCACGCCGAGGAGGCCGGTGGCCGCACCCTGCGGGAGATCCGCTACGGATCGTTCCGCCGGTCGTTTCAATTGCCGGCGCACGTCACCGGCGAGGCCGTCTCGGCCTCCTACGACGCCGGCGTGTTGACGGTACGGGTCGCCGGCGCCTACGCCGGCTCGCAGGCCCAGCGCATCGCGATCACTAAGTAA
- a CDS encoding isocitrate lyase/PEP mutase family protein, which produces MTDHTALAARAAALLALHRPGDPVVLPTVWDAWSARLAVDAGFAALTVGSHPLADSIGKPDGEGMSFDDVLARVGQITAAVNVPVSVDIESGYGLPAARLIDGLLSAGAVGLNIEDTVHSEGKRLRTSGEHAELVGALRSAADAAGVHMVVNARTDVFLRRDGDDSDRVDRAVARLREAAAAGADVLYPVGRHDPDTLRRLTAELPLPVNAIAAPDHDDPASFGPLGVGRISFGPFLQAALAGRVREVLARWG; this is translated from the coding sequence GTGACGGATCACACCGCGTTGGCGGCCCGCGCCGCGGCGCTGCTGGCGTTGCACCGGCCCGGTGACCCGGTGGTGCTGCCGACCGTGTGGGACGCCTGGTCTGCGCGGCTGGCCGTCGATGCGGGCTTCGCCGCGCTGACCGTGGGAAGCCATCCGCTCGCCGATTCGATCGGCAAACCCGACGGCGAAGGCATGTCGTTCGACGACGTGCTGGCCCGCGTCGGGCAGATCACCGCCGCGGTGAACGTGCCCGTGTCGGTGGACATCGAATCCGGCTACGGCCTGCCGGCCGCGCGGCTGATCGACGGCCTGCTGAGCGCGGGCGCAGTCGGGCTGAATATCGAAGACACGGTGCACTCGGAGGGAAAGCGGCTGCGGACTTCGGGCGAGCATGCCGAATTGGTGGGTGCGCTGCGGTCGGCCGCCGACGCGGCGGGGGTCCACATGGTCGTCAACGCCCGCACCGATGTGTTCCTGCGTCGGGACGGCGATGACTCGGATCGCGTCGACAGGGCGGTCGCGCGACTTCGGGAGGCCGCCGCGGCCGGTGCCGACGTGTTGTACCCGGTGGGCCGCCACGACCCGGACACGTTGCGGCGCTTGACTGCCGAGCTGCCGCTGCCGGTCAACGCGATCGCGGCCCCCGACCACGACGACCCGGCGTCGTTCGGCCCGCTGGGCGTCGGCCGGATCAGCTTCGGCCCCTTCCTGCAGGCCGCGCTGGCCGGCCGGGTCCGGGAAGTGCTTGCGCGTTGGGGCTAG
- a CDS encoding fumarate reductase/succinate dehydrogenase flavoprotein subunit: MVEVERHAYDVVVIGAGGAGLRAVIEARERGLKVAVVSKSLFGKAHTVMAEGGCAASMGNTNPKDNWKTHFGDTMRGGKFLNNWRMAELHAKEAPDRVWELETYGALFDRLKDGKISQRNFGGHTYPRLAHVGDRTGLELIRTMQQKIVSLQQEDFAELGDYEARIKVFAECTITELLKDGDAIAGAFGYWRQSGAFILFEAPAVVLATGGIGKSFKVTSNSWEYTGDGHALALRAGATLINMEFIQFHPTGMVWPPSVKGILVTEGVRGDGGVLKNSEGKRFMFDYIPPVFKGQYAETEQEADQWLKDNDSARRTPDLLPRDEVARAINSEVKAGRGSPHGGVFLDIASRLTPAEINRRLPSMYHQFKELAGVDITKEPMEVGPTCHYVMGGVEVDADTGAAKVPGLFAAGECSGGMHGSNRLGGNSLSDLLVFGRRAGLGAADYVRALSSRPSVHDDAVETAAARALAPFQGPTNGAAAENPYTLQLELQQSMNDLVGIIRKADEVSEAIERLNKLRDRFKNMHVEGHRQYNPGWNLAIDLRNMLLVSECVAKAALQRTESRGGHTRDDHPAMDASWRKILLVCRAAGGDPVIPDVEITREEQTPMRPDLLETFEISELEKYFTEEELADHPGRRG; the protein is encoded by the coding sequence ATGGTTGAGGTCGAACGGCACGCCTACGACGTGGTCGTGATCGGTGCCGGCGGCGCGGGTCTGCGCGCGGTCATCGAAGCTCGCGAGCGCGGCCTCAAGGTCGCGGTGGTCTCCAAGTCGCTGTTCGGCAAGGCCCACACGGTCATGGCCGAGGGCGGCTGCGCGGCATCGATGGGCAACACCAACCCCAAGGACAACTGGAAGACCCACTTCGGCGACACCATGCGCGGTGGGAAGTTCCTGAACAACTGGCGGATGGCCGAGCTGCACGCCAAGGAGGCGCCCGACCGGGTCTGGGAGCTGGAGACCTACGGCGCGCTGTTCGACCGCCTCAAGGACGGCAAGATCAGCCAGCGCAACTTCGGCGGGCACACCTACCCGCGGCTCGCCCACGTCGGCGACCGCACCGGGCTGGAACTGATCCGCACCATGCAGCAGAAGATCGTCTCGCTGCAGCAGGAGGACTTCGCCGAGCTCGGTGACTACGAGGCGCGCATCAAGGTGTTCGCCGAGTGCACCATCACGGAGCTGCTCAAGGACGGCGACGCCATCGCCGGGGCCTTCGGGTATTGGCGCCAAAGCGGCGCCTTCATCCTCTTCGAGGCCCCCGCCGTGGTGCTGGCCACCGGCGGCATCGGCAAGTCGTTCAAGGTGACATCCAACTCCTGGGAGTACACCGGCGACGGCCACGCGCTGGCGCTGCGGGCCGGCGCGACGCTGATCAACATGGAGTTCATCCAGTTCCACCCGACGGGCATGGTGTGGCCGCCGAGCGTGAAAGGCATCCTGGTCACCGAGGGCGTCCGCGGCGACGGCGGGGTGCTGAAGAACTCCGAGGGCAAGCGGTTCATGTTCGACTACATCCCGCCGGTGTTCAAGGGCCAGTACGCCGAGACGGAACAAGAAGCCGACCAGTGGCTCAAGGACAACGACTCGGCCCGCCGCACCCCCGACCTGCTGCCCCGTGACGAGGTCGCGCGCGCGATCAACTCCGAGGTGAAGGCCGGCCGCGGCAGCCCACACGGCGGCGTGTTCCTGGACATCGCGTCCCGGTTGACCCCGGCGGAGATCAACCGCCGCCTGCCGTCGATGTACCACCAGTTCAAGGAGCTGGCCGGGGTCGACATCACCAAGGAACCCATGGAAGTCGGCCCGACGTGCCACTACGTGATGGGCGGCGTCGAGGTCGACGCCGACACCGGAGCGGCGAAGGTCCCCGGTCTGTTCGCCGCCGGCGAGTGCTCCGGCGGCATGCACGGCTCCAACCGGCTGGGCGGCAACTCGCTGTCGGACCTGCTGGTCTTCGGCCGACGGGCCGGCCTGGGCGCCGCCGACTACGTGCGCGCGCTGAGCAGTCGGCCCAGCGTCCACGACGACGCCGTGGAGACCGCGGCGGCGAGGGCGCTGGCCCCCTTCCAGGGCCCGACGAACGGCGCGGCGGCCGAAAACCCCTACACCTTGCAGCTCGAGTTGCAGCAGTCGATGAACGACCTGGTGGGCATCATCCGCAAGGCCGACGAGGTCTCGGAGGCGATCGAGCGGCTGAACAAGCTGCGCGATCGGTTCAAGAACATGCACGTCGAGGGACACCGCCAGTACAACCCGGGATGGAACCTGGCCATCGACCTGCGCAACATGCTGCTGGTCAGCGAGTGCGTCGCCAAGGCAGCGCTGCAGCGCACCGAGAGCCGCGGCGGGCACACCCGCGACGACCACCCGGCCATGGACGCGTCGTGGCGCAAGATCCTGCTGGTCTGCCGTGCGGCCGGCGGCGACCCCGTCATTCCCGATGTCGAGATCACGCGGGAAGAGCAGACGCCGATGCGGCCGGATCTGCTGGAGACGTTTGAGATCTCCGAGCTGGAGAAGTACTTCACCGAAGAGGAACTGGCCGACCATCCAGGACGGAGAGGCTGA
- a CDS encoding succinate dehydrogenase/fumarate reductase iron-sulfur subunit encodes MTYNATMRVWRGDEAGGALQDFTVEVNEGEVVLDIIHRLQQTQTPDLAVRWNCKAGKCGSCSAEINGYPRLMCMTRMSTFAEDEVVTVTPMRTFPVIRDLVTDVSFNYEKAREIPAFAPPKELQPGEYRMAQTDVARSQEFRKCIECFLCQNVCHVIRDHEENKKAFAGPRFLMRIAELDMHPLDTLDRKNQAQEEHGLGYCNITKCCTEVCPENIKITDNALIPMKERVVDRKYDPVVWLGNKLFRR; translated from the coding sequence ATGACCTATAACGCCACCATGCGGGTGTGGCGCGGCGACGAAGCCGGTGGCGCCCTGCAGGACTTCACGGTTGAGGTCAACGAGGGCGAGGTGGTGCTCGACATCATCCACCGCCTGCAACAGACCCAGACGCCGGACCTGGCGGTCCGATGGAACTGCAAGGCCGGCAAGTGCGGGTCGTGCTCGGCCGAGATCAACGGTTATCCCCGGCTGATGTGCATGACCCGCATGTCCACGTTCGCCGAGGACGAGGTCGTGACCGTCACGCCGATGCGTACGTTCCCGGTGATCCGCGACCTGGTCACCGACGTCTCGTTCAACTACGAGAAGGCGCGCGAGATCCCGGCCTTCGCTCCCCCCAAGGAGCTGCAACCCGGCGAGTACCGGATGGCGCAGACAGACGTGGCGCGTTCGCAGGAGTTCCGCAAGTGCATCGAGTGTTTCCTGTGTCAGAACGTCTGCCACGTGATCCGCGACCACGAGGAGAACAAGAAGGCGTTCGCCGGGCCGCGCTTCCTGATGCGCATCGCCGAGCTCGACATGCACCCGCTGGACACATTGGACCGCAAGAACCAGGCCCAGGAGGAGCACGGGCTCGGTTACTGCAACATCACCAAGTGCTGCACCGAGGTGTGCCCGGAGAACATCAAGATCACCGACAACGCGCTGATCCCGATGAAAGAGCGCGTCGTCGACCGCAAGTATGACCCTGTGGTGTGGCTGGGCAACAAGCTGTTTCGCCGCTGA
- a CDS encoding flavin reductase family protein → MNSNDKLTPTSLREAFGHFPCGVVAIAAEVDGTRVGLAASTFVPVSLDPPLVSFCVQNTSTTWPKLRDLPMLGISVLGEAHDEAARTLAAKTGDRFAGMETMSKESGAVFIKGTGLWLESAIEQLVPAGDHTIVLLRVSEVTVDPEVAPIVFHRSGFRRLGA, encoded by the coding sequence GTGAACTCGAACGACAAGCTGACTCCGACGTCACTTCGCGAAGCTTTCGGTCATTTCCCCTGCGGCGTGGTGGCGATCGCCGCCGAGGTGGACGGAACCCGGGTGGGCCTGGCCGCCAGCACTTTTGTGCCCGTTTCGCTGGACCCGCCGCTGGTGTCGTTCTGCGTGCAGAACACGTCGACCACCTGGCCCAAGCTCAGGGACCTGCCCATGCTGGGCATCAGCGTGCTCGGTGAGGCACACGACGAGGCCGCCCGGACCCTGGCCGCCAAGACGGGTGACCGCTTCGCGGGCATGGAGACGATGTCCAAGGAAAGCGGCGCGGTGTTCATCAAGGGCACCGGCCTCTGGCTGGAGAGCGCAATCGAGCAGCTGGTCCCGGCCGGCGATCACACGATCGTCCTGCTTCGGGTCAGCGAGGTGACGGTAGATCCCGAGGTGGCGCCGATCGTGTTCCACCGCAGCGGGTTTCGCCGACTCGGCGCCTGA
- a CDS encoding isopenicillin N synthase family dioxygenase, whose amino-acid sequence MTNVGRVTALPVVDLRADPAALRELLREAAHRVGFFYLTGHGVPGELVEKVLGAARSLFGLPQADKDAVAMVRSPHFRGYTRLGGEITRGATDWREQIDIGPERPPVGGPGKPGYLWLQGPNQWPPALPELPGIIAEWEAALSGVARELLRHWAASLGSPPDVFDPAFAETPATLIKVVRYPARADSPQGVGAHRDSGVLTLLLAEPGSRGLQVRSPRAGHDGWIDAPPVDGAFIVNIGELLEVATRGYLRATEHRVNLGGAERISVPFFFNPRLDAQIPVLSLPADLAARAGNGWTPARDPSDPIFAVYGRNAWKSRLRAHPDVAAAHGYS is encoded by the coding sequence ATGACAAATGTGGGGCGCGTCACCGCGCTGCCTGTGGTGGACCTGCGGGCCGACCCTGCAGCGCTGCGGGAGCTCCTCCGGGAGGCCGCGCACCGGGTCGGCTTCTTCTACCTGACCGGCCACGGCGTGCCCGGTGAACTGGTCGAGAAGGTCCTCGGCGCGGCGCGTTCGCTCTTCGGCCTACCGCAGGCGGACAAGGACGCCGTCGCGATGGTGCGCAGCCCGCATTTCCGCGGCTACACCCGGCTGGGCGGAGAGATCACCCGCGGGGCTACGGATTGGCGGGAGCAGATCGACATCGGTCCCGAGCGCCCGCCGGTCGGCGGACCGGGCAAGCCGGGATACCTGTGGCTGCAGGGGCCCAACCAGTGGCCACCGGCGCTGCCGGAGTTGCCCGGGATCATCGCCGAGTGGGAGGCCGCCCTGTCCGGCGTGGCACGGGAGCTGCTGCGCCACTGGGCGGCCTCCCTCGGAAGCCCGCCCGACGTGTTCGACCCGGCCTTCGCCGAGACGCCGGCGACTCTGATCAAGGTCGTGCGGTATCCGGCCCGCGCCGATAGCCCGCAAGGCGTGGGCGCGCACCGGGACTCCGGCGTTCTGACGCTGCTGCTGGCCGAGCCGGGCAGCCGGGGCCTGCAGGTGCGTTCTCCGCGTGCCGGCCACGACGGCTGGATCGACGCCCCGCCGGTCGACGGGGCGTTCATCGTCAACATCGGTGAGCTCCTCGAGGTTGCTACCCGCGGATACCTGCGGGCAACCGAGCACCGGGTGAACCTTGGGGGCGCCGAACGCATCTCGGTGCCGTTCTTCTTCAACCCGCGACTGGACGCGCAGATCCCGGTGCTGTCGTTGCCCGCCGACCTGGCGGCCCGCGCCGGCAACGGGTGGACGCCGGCACGAGACCCGTCCGACCCGATCTTCGCGGTCTACGGCCGCAATGCCTGGAAGAGCAGGCTGCGCGCCCACCCGGACGTGGCCGCGGCGCACGGCTATTCGTAG
- a CDS encoding acyl-CoA dehydrogenase — protein sequence MSHYKSNVRDQVFNLFEVLGVEKALGAGEYSDLDPETAHEMLTEISRLAEGPVAESFVEGDRNPPVFDPKTHSVTLPETFKKSVRAVQEAGWDKAGIDEVLGGMPMPKALVWALHEHILGANPAVWMYGGGAGFANILYHLGTEEQKKWAILCAERGWGSTMVLTEPDAGSDVGAGRTKAIKQEDGSWHIDGVKRFITSADSGDLFENIFHLVLARPEGAGPGTKGLSLFFVPKFLFDFETGELGERNGVFVTNVEHKMGLKVSATCELSFGQHDVPAKGWLVGEVHNGIAQMFEVIEQARMMVGTKAIATLSTGYLNALEYAKSRVQGADMTQMTDKTAPRVTITHHPDVRRSLMTQKAYAEGLRALYLYTATFQDAAVADAVHGIEADLAVRVNDLMLPVVKGVGSEQAYAKLTESLQTFGGSGFLQDYPVEQYIRDAKIDSLYEGTTAIQAQDFFFRKIVRDKGVALAHVSGEIQKFVDSESGNGRLKTERELLAKALADVQAMAATLTGYLMAAQEDVTSLYKVGLGSVRFLMSVGDLVIGWLLQRQAAVAVAALDGGASGDERAFYEGKVAVASFFAKNFLPLLASTREVIETLDNDIMELDEAAF from the coding sequence GTGAGCCACTACAAGAGCAACGTCCGTGACCAGGTATTCAACCTGTTCGAGGTCCTGGGCGTTGAAAAGGCTTTAGGCGCGGGTGAGTACAGCGATCTGGACCCCGAAACCGCGCACGAGATGTTGACGGAGATCAGCCGGCTGGCCGAAGGGCCCGTGGCGGAGTCGTTCGTCGAAGGCGACCGCAACCCGCCGGTGTTCGACCCGAAGACCCACTCGGTGACGCTGCCCGAGACGTTCAAGAAGTCCGTCAGGGCGGTTCAGGAAGCCGGCTGGGACAAGGCCGGCATCGACGAGGTTCTCGGCGGCATGCCGATGCCCAAGGCGCTGGTGTGGGCGCTGCACGAGCACATCCTGGGGGCCAACCCGGCCGTCTGGATGTACGGCGGCGGTGCGGGCTTCGCCAACATCCTCTACCACCTGGGCACCGAGGAGCAGAAGAAGTGGGCCATCCTGTGCGCCGAGCGCGGCTGGGGCTCCACCATGGTGCTCACCGAGCCCGACGCCGGTTCCGATGTCGGCGCCGGACGCACCAAGGCGATCAAGCAGGAGGACGGCTCCTGGCACATCGACGGCGTGAAGCGATTCATCACCTCCGCCGACTCCGGTGACCTGTTCGAGAACATCTTCCACCTGGTGCTGGCCCGCCCCGAGGGCGCCGGCCCGGGCACCAAGGGCCTGTCGCTGTTCTTCGTGCCGAAGTTCCTGTTCGACTTCGAGACGGGCGAACTCGGCGAGCGCAACGGCGTCTTCGTGACCAACGTCGAGCACAAGATGGGCCTGAAGGTCTCGGCGACCTGCGAGCTGTCCTTCGGGCAGCACGACGTGCCCGCCAAGGGCTGGCTGGTCGGTGAGGTGCACAACGGCATCGCGCAGATGTTCGAGGTCATCGAGCAGGCCCGCATGATGGTCGGCACCAAGGCCATCGCGACCCTGTCGACGGGTTACCTGAACGCGCTCGAGTACGCCAAGAGCCGCGTGCAGGGTGCCGACATGACCCAGATGACCGACAAGACCGCGCCGCGCGTGACCATCACGCACCACCCCGACGTGCGTCGTTCGCTGATGACCCAGAAGGCCTACGCCGAGGGCCTGCGGGCGCTGTACCTCTACACCGCGACCTTCCAGGACGCGGCGGTGGCCGACGCGGTACACGGCATCGAGGCCGACCTGGCCGTCCGGGTCAACGACCTGATGCTGCCGGTGGTCAAGGGCGTGGGCTCCGAGCAGGCCTACGCGAAGCTGACCGAGAGCCTGCAGACCTTCGGAGGGTCCGGCTTCCTGCAGGACTACCCGGTCGAGCAGTACATCCGGGACGCCAAGATCGACTCGCTGTATGAGGGCACCACCGCCATCCAGGCGCAGGACTTCTTCTTCCGCAAGATCGTCCGCGACAAGGGTGTGGCGCTGGCCCACGTCTCCGGTGAGATCCAGAAGTTCGTCGACAGCGAGTCCGGCAACGGCCGGCTGAAGACCGAACGCGAGCTGCTGGCCAAGGCCCTGGCCGACGTCCAGGCGATGGCAGCCACGTTGACCGGCTACCTGATGGCCGCCCAGGAGGACGTCACCAGCCTCTACAAGGTTGGCCTGGGATCGGTGCGCTTCCTGATGAGCGTCGGCGACCTGGTCATCGGCTGGCTGCTGCAGCGCCAGGCCGCGGTTGCCGTTGCGGCGCTCGACGGTGGCGCCAGCGGCGACGAGCGGGCCTTCTACGAGGGCAAGGTCGCGGTGGCGTCGTTCTTCGCGAAGAACTTCCTGCCGCTGCTGGCCAGCACCCGCGAGGTCATCGAGACGCTGGACAACGACATCATGGAGCTGGACGAGGCCGCCTTCTGA